A region from the Arachis ipaensis cultivar K30076 chromosome B01, Araip1.1, whole genome shotgun sequence genome encodes:
- the LOC107629636 gene encoding protein SET DOMAIN GROUP 41-like isoform X1 produces MGQEITIAYTDLLQSKAMRQLDLWSKYRFIYCYERCSVVPFTYVDHALQLTWANHFRDDYKMTIKARVFQKIMRLWWLMLRHTPMMMRLSRKLKQ; encoded by the exons ATGGGACAAGAGATTACCATAGCATATACTGACCTCTTGCAATCTAAG GCAATGCGGCAATTGGATCTATGGTCTAAGTACAGGTTTATCTACTGTTATGAGCGATGTAGTGTTGTGCCCTTCACATATGTTGATCATGCATTGCAA CTTACTTGGGCAAACCATTTTCGTGATGATTATAAGATGACAATAAAAGCAAGGGTCTTTCAAAAAATTATGAG GTTATGGTGGTTGATGCTAAGGCATACACCTATGATGATGAGGTTATCAAGAAAGCTAAAGCAATAG
- the LOC107629636 gene encoding protein SET DOMAIN GROUP 41-like isoform X2 — translation MGQEITIAYTDLLQSKAMRQLDLWSKYRFIYCYERCSVVPFTYVDHALQVMVVDAKAYTYDDEVIKKAKAIGKPGLVEINAKQDSFYIHCENY, via the exons ATGGGACAAGAGATTACCATAGCATATACTGACCTCTTGCAATCTAAG GCAATGCGGCAATTGGATCTATGGTCTAAGTACAGGTTTATCTACTGTTATGAGCGATGTAGTGTTGTGCCCTTCACATATGTTGATCATGCATTGCAA GTTATGGTGGTTGATGCTAAGGCATACACCTATGATGATGAGGTTATCAAGAAAGCTAAAGCAATAGGGAAGCCTGGCCTTGTAGAAATCAATGCAAAACAAGATAGCTTTTATATTCACTGTGAAAACTACTAG
- the LOC107629636 gene encoding protein SET DOMAIN GROUP 41-like isoform X3, with amino-acid sequence MGQEITIAYTDLLQSKAMRQLDLWSKYRFIYCYERCSVVPFTYVDHALQLTWANHFRDDYKMTIKARVFQKIMSLWTTRVC; translated from the exons ATGGGACAAGAGATTACCATAGCATATACTGACCTCTTGCAATCTAAG GCAATGCGGCAATTGGATCTATGGTCTAAGTACAGGTTTATCTACTGTTATGAGCGATGTAGTGTTGTGCCCTTCACATATGTTGATCATGCATTGCAA CTTACTTGGGCAAACCATTTTCGTGATGATTATAAGATGACAATAAAAGCAAGGGTCTTTCAAAAAATTATGAG CTTGTGGACAACAAGAGTATGTTGA